A genomic segment from Leptospira yasudae encodes:
- a CDS encoding LuxR C-terminal-related transcriptional regulator has product MKTKDIKIGIVENDENYKNQILKVLESVPDVEEILHWDSAESFWKDEKGKSLDIVFLDIMLPGMNGVELAAKLSERDPATSKIMLSNMNSDELIYNSLRYGAIGYILKSELKDIIEVIDTVLRGGAIITPTIAFRVLNNFKLKKVGDGVKLTNKEKQILDHMVTGKTINRVAEFLGVSKYTIQHHVKNIYKKLNVHNRAELVKKASDFGLLPIAGSGLGNE; this is encoded by the coding sequence ATGAAAACGAAAGATATTAAGATCGGAATCGTGGAAAACGACGAGAATTACAAAAATCAAATTCTCAAAGTTTTGGAATCCGTTCCCGACGTGGAGGAAATTCTTCACTGGGACTCGGCGGAATCCTTTTGGAAGGATGAAAAAGGAAAGTCCTTGGACATCGTTTTTTTGGACATCATGCTTCCCGGTATGAACGGCGTGGAACTCGCCGCAAAACTTTCGGAAAGGGACCCCGCGACGAGCAAGATCATGCTCAGCAATATGAATTCGGACGAGCTGATCTACAACTCGCTTCGCTACGGAGCGATCGGGTATATCCTCAAATCTGAACTCAAGGACATTATCGAGGTAATAGACACCGTCTTGCGCGGAGGAGCGATAATCACTCCCACGATCGCGTTTCGAGTATTAAACAACTTTAAACTGAAAAAAGTCGGAGACGGGGTCAAACTTACGAACAAGGAGAAACAGATCCTGGATCATATGGTTACAGGAAAAACGATAAACCGTGTGGCGGAATTCTTAGGAGTAAGCAAATACACGATCCAACATCACGTTAAGAATATATACAAAAAATTGAATGTTCACAACAGGGCCGAATTGGTTAAAAAAGCCAGCGATTTCGGACTTTTACCGATAGCAGGATCGGGGCTCGGGAACGAATAA
- a CDS encoding ATP-binding protein: protein MFKAGKIRIYRSVWILPFFLFLQTCGPLLFTEKPPLVQAGVLDLRSGWDFSSKGHLSLDGDWLFDWGRLYSDLLQEEKKNSSLSITNHSIPFYANVPDAWNNYVKEGKKYPSFGYATYRMTLLLEEPEETMAVKMLEAATAYNLYVNGERVLSSGEVGTSSESSRPLYRPAVSRPFRLEKKNEIVIEVSNFAHSKGGVWAKVILGKHSELVTLRERTIWLDLFITGGLLIGVFYHLSLFSLLRRELSHLFFALIGIVAIVRIVLTGERLLYTLFPKFDFNLGYRLELLSVYIGGFILALFIRSLFPNEFNRRILYTFGFAFSVLSLSVLATDLAVYSKTLPIFSLFVFLECIYIVYVLIRAIANRRVGAWIGLMICILLFLIIINDLLYANMVINTSYFISYGISIFFVAQAFIISKQFAISFYLSQKLSADLQTSNDRLISLDKLKDEFLATTSHELRTPLQGIIGIADSLKRGAAGELTPFVERQLKMIVASGQRLANLVNDIQDFSKLKHSDLNLRRIPVDIKQAADFTLELNRVNVDLSKIQLLNEIEKDFPPLLADEDRLQQILQNLIGNAIKFTESGRISVSAKIVNDRYAEISVTDTGIGIPLDQQERIFEFFERINAGDSGNAGGTGLGLTISRALVSLHDGEIKVESLPGAGSRFYFTIPLAIENEHSKESKKQSRLTKSVSSTSAEDPVQYLTSTRNGANSKIRILAVDDEPVNLEVIQNYLSLANMECLVVKSGSKALEILKHDSDFGAVILDVMMPRLSGLEVAKEIRKTFDSFELPILMLSAKNRDSDLISALNAGANDYLVKPFDFEQLMSRINNLLELAQGRKKRLEHENEKREAIHQVRQKINIDLHDHLGAKLIDLKFLSEELLSGKIQPDRKLIEKIHGSINQSIGMLREQMLRIEDLNLVSENFITGVNLVLLRRYSDAGREIDFRSDEDLLRLFESHRDESGLMEFFGIINEVTNNDLKYGKGISTWTFSLENHEIRMDMRSESDYKLSNERSGRGTENLIQRIAKLEGKLEMALLENVYSIKLRIQAHRFLAV, encoded by the coding sequence ATGTTCAAAGCCGGGAAGATCCGTATTTATCGATCCGTTTGGATTCTTCCCTTCTTTCTGTTTCTGCAAACCTGCGGCCCGCTTCTCTTTACCGAAAAACCTCCTCTCGTTCAAGCGGGAGTTTTGGATCTTCGATCCGGATGGGATTTTTCTTCCAAGGGACATCTAAGCCTCGACGGAGATTGGTTGTTCGATTGGGGCCGACTTTATTCCGACTTATTGCAGGAAGAAAAAAAGAATTCTTCCCTTTCCATTACGAATCACTCGATTCCCTTTTACGCGAACGTTCCGGATGCTTGGAACAATTACGTAAAGGAAGGAAAGAAATATCCGAGCTTCGGCTATGCAACGTATCGCATGACGCTTCTTCTCGAAGAACCCGAAGAAACGATGGCCGTGAAAATGCTCGAAGCCGCAACCGCTTACAATCTTTACGTAAACGGCGAAAGGGTTTTATCCAGCGGAGAAGTGGGAACCTCTTCGGAATCGAGCCGCCCTTTGTATCGTCCCGCAGTCAGCCGTCCGTTCCGTTTGGAAAAAAAGAACGAGATCGTGATCGAAGTTTCCAATTTCGCTCATTCCAAAGGAGGAGTTTGGGCCAAGGTTATTTTAGGGAAACATTCCGAACTCGTTACGCTTCGAGAAAGAACGATTTGGCTGGATCTTTTTATCACGGGCGGATTGTTGATCGGAGTTTTTTACCATCTCAGTTTATTTTCCCTTTTGCGGAGAGAACTCTCGCATTTGTTCTTTGCGCTGATAGGAATCGTCGCGATCGTTCGGATCGTTTTAACCGGAGAACGTTTGCTTTATACCTTATTTCCGAAGTTCGATTTCAATCTCGGATATCGTTTGGAGCTTCTTTCGGTTTATATCGGCGGATTCATTCTGGCGTTATTTATACGCTCCCTGTTTCCGAACGAATTCAACCGGAGGATTCTGTACACATTCGGATTCGCATTCTCCGTTCTTTCGCTGAGCGTATTGGCAACGGACTTGGCGGTTTATTCCAAAACGCTTCCGATCTTCAGCTTGTTCGTGTTTCTGGAATGTATCTACATCGTCTACGTTTTGATTCGTGCCATCGCCAATCGACGCGTGGGAGCCTGGATCGGACTGATGATCTGTATTCTTTTATTTCTGATCATCATAAACGATTTATTATATGCGAATATGGTGATCAACACCTCGTATTTCATCTCGTACGGAATTTCAATCTTCTTTGTCGCGCAGGCGTTCATCATTTCAAAGCAGTTTGCCATCTCCTTTTATCTTTCCCAGAAACTTTCGGCGGATCTCCAAACGTCGAACGATCGATTGATCTCTTTGGATAAACTCAAGGATGAGTTTCTTGCAACCACCTCTCACGAACTCAGAACGCCTTTGCAGGGAATTATAGGAATCGCCGATTCCCTCAAACGTGGAGCCGCGGGAGAATTGACGCCTTTTGTGGAACGTCAGTTGAAGATGATCGTCGCAAGCGGACAACGTCTCGCCAATCTGGTCAACGATATACAGGATTTTTCCAAACTCAAACACAGCGATCTCAATCTCCGAAGAATTCCGGTCGACATCAAACAGGCGGCCGACTTCACTCTGGAACTCAATCGAGTCAACGTAGATCTTTCCAAGATCCAATTGTTAAACGAAATCGAAAAGGACTTCCCACCTTTATTGGCGGACGAGGATCGGCTTCAGCAGATTCTCCAGAATTTAATCGGAAATGCGATCAAGTTTACCGAATCCGGCAGAATCTCCGTAAGCGCGAAGATCGTAAACGACCGCTATGCGGAGATCAGCGTCACGGACACGGGAATCGGAATCCCTCTCGATCAGCAGGAAAGAATCTTCGAATTTTTCGAAAGAATCAACGCAGGCGATTCCGGAAACGCCGGAGGAACCGGACTCGGCCTTACGATCAGTCGAGCCCTTGTTTCCCTTCACGACGGAGAAATAAAAGTCGAATCGCTTCCGGGCGCGGGTTCCCGTTTTTACTTTACGATCCCGCTCGCGATCGAAAACGAACACTCGAAAGAATCCAAAAAACAAAGTCGTTTAACAAAATCCGTTTCATCTACGAGTGCGGAAGATCCGGTCCAATACCTCACCTCGACAAGAAACGGGGCCAATTCTAAGATTCGAATCCTCGCCGTGGACGACGAACCCGTAAATCTGGAAGTGATCCAGAATTATCTTTCCCTCGCAAACATGGAATGTCTCGTCGTAAAAAGCGGTTCAAAGGCGCTGGAAATTCTGAAACACGATTCCGATTTCGGTGCGGTGATTTTGGACGTGATGATGCCCCGTCTCTCCGGTTTGGAAGTCGCGAAAGAAATCAGAAAGACGTTCGATTCTTTTGAGCTTCCGATTCTGATGTTATCCGCAAAAAACAGGGATTCCGATTTGATCTCCGCATTGAACGCCGGCGCAAACGACTATCTCGTAAAACCCTTCGACTTCGAACAACTGATGAGCCGCATCAACAATCTTCTCGAACTCGCTCAGGGCCGTAAAAAACGTCTCGAACACGAAAACGAAAAGCGGGAAGCGATTCATCAGGTCCGACAAAAGATCAACATCGATCTGCACGATCACTTAGGCGCGAAGCTGATCGATCTGAAATTTCTTTCCGAAGAGCTTCTCAGTGGAAAGATTCAACCCGATCGAAAGCTCATCGAAAAGATCCACGGCTCGATCAATCAATCGATCGGAATGTTAAGAGAACAGATGCTCCGTATCGAGGACTTGAACCTAGTCTCCGAAAATTTCATCACGGGAGTCAACCTCGTTCTCCTCAGACGGTACTCGGACGCGGGAAGGGAAATCGATTTTCGATCCGACGAAGACCTACTCCGTCTTTTCGAATCGCATCGCGACGAGTCCGGTCTGATGGAATTTTTCGGAATCATCAACGAGGTTACGAACAACGACCTCAAATACGGCAAAGGGATTTCTACGTGGACGTTCTCTTTAGAAAATCATGAAATTCGAATGGACATGAGGTCGGAATCGGATTATAAACTCTCCAACGAACGATCGGGAAGAGGAACCGAAAACCTGATCCAAAGGATCGCGAAACTCGAAGGAAAACTGGAAATGGCCCTTTTAGAAAACGTATATTCCATAAAATTAAGAATTCAAGCGCACCGCTTTTTAGCGGTTTAA
- a CDS encoding MarR family winged helix-turn-helix transcriptional regulator: protein MKEKISKPTIDSWAAGLKFYSAASSKIESELAKTKAISLTWYDVLYSVYTKPKRKSRMSDIAQEIILSKSALTRSVDKLVAEGFLKREKSEEDAREFIVEITSSGIQALKDSWPIYEEGIRELFASKLTSKETAELLRIFRKLNRSAS, encoded by the coding sequence ATGAAGGAAAAAATCTCCAAACCGACCATAGATTCCTGGGCCGCCGGATTGAAATTTTACTCCGCCGCATCCTCCAAAATCGAATCGGAACTCGCAAAAACGAAGGCGATCTCGCTCACTTGGTACGACGTTCTCTACTCGGTTTATACGAAACCGAAAAGAAAATCCAGAATGTCCGATATCGCGCAGGAAATCATCCTCAGCAAGAGCGCTTTGACCCGATCGGTGGACAAACTGGTAGCAGAGGGTTTTTTAAAACGGGAGAAAAGCGAAGAAGACGCTCGGGAATTCATCGTCGAAATCACGTCCTCCGGAATCCAAGCTCTCAAAGACTCCTGGCCGATCTACGAAGAAGGAATCCGTGAACTTTTCGCATCCAAGCTTACGTCCAAAGAAACCGCAGAATTGCTTCGAATATTCCGAAAATTGAATCGGAGTGCGTCTTAA